The Planctomycetota bacterium genome includes a window with the following:
- the guaB gene encoding IMP dehydrogenase has protein sequence MEGKIVATGITFDDVLLVPRHSAVVPAEVDVSTHLTRGIRLTIPIVSSPMDTVTESEMAIALAQEGGLGVIHKNLSVERQAEEVDKVKRSANGIIVDPVTLPPEATVDRAREVMDQHNISGVPITVAGRKLVGIITRRDLRFLERGDTPIADIMTRTGLVTATGAVSLDEAEKILMANKVEKLLLVDGGGLLTGLITIKDIDMMKRFPNACKDRQGRLRVGAAVGVFDFERVESLISKGVDMVVVDSAHGHSTNVIETVAAIKRRWAIEVVAGNVATREGCRDLIQAGADGVKVGIGPGSICTTRIISGVGVPQITAVWEAAQEGAAAGVPVIADGGIRYSGDITKAIAAGAHCCMIGGLLAGTAESPGQTVLFQGRTFKAYRGMGSLGAMVQGSSERYRQRATGRGRDKLVPEGVEGRVPFKGPLSSFVYQLVGGLRAGMGYCGTRNIEELRRDGRFIQVSAAAVRESHPHDIAITQEAPNYSVEHKQGD, from the coding sequence ATGGAAGGCAAAATCGTCGCCACCGGGATCACCTTCGACGACGTCCTCCTCGTTCCCCGCCATTCGGCGGTCGTGCCCGCCGAGGTGGACGTCTCCACCCACCTCACCCGTGGCATCCGCCTCACGATCCCGATCGTGAGCTCGCCGATGGACACGGTGACCGAGAGCGAGATGGCGATCGCCCTCGCCCAGGAAGGCGGCCTCGGGGTGATCCACAAGAACCTCTCCGTCGAGCGGCAGGCGGAGGAGGTCGACAAGGTCAAGCGCAGTGCCAACGGGATCATCGTCGATCCCGTCACCCTCCCCCCCGAGGCGACCGTCGACCGGGCCCGGGAGGTGATGGATCAGCACAACATTTCCGGCGTGCCGATCACCGTCGCGGGGCGGAAGCTCGTCGGGATCATCACGCGCCGCGACCTGCGCTTCCTCGAGCGGGGCGACACGCCGATCGCCGACATCATGACCCGGACCGGGCTGGTGACCGCGACCGGGGCGGTGTCGCTCGACGAGGCCGAGAAGATCCTGATGGCCAACAAGGTGGAAAAGCTGCTCCTCGTCGACGGCGGAGGGCTGCTCACCGGGCTGATCACGATCAAGGACATCGACATGATGAAGCGGTTCCCCAACGCCTGCAAGGACCGGCAGGGCCGGCTGCGGGTCGGGGCCGCGGTCGGCGTGTTCGACTTCGAGCGCGTCGAGAGCCTGATTTCCAAGGGGGTCGACATGGTCGTCGTCGACAGCGCCCATGGCCATTCGACCAACGTCATCGAGACCGTCGCGGCGATCAAGAGACGCTGGGCAATCGAGGTCGTCGCCGGAAACGTGGCAACCCGGGAAGGCTGTCGCGACCTGATCCAGGCCGGCGCCGATGGGGTCAAAGTCGGGATCGGTCCCGGGTCGATCTGTACCACGCGGATCATCTCCGGCGTCGGCGTTCCCCAGATCACGGCGGTCTGGGAAGCGGCGCAGGAGGGGGCCGCCGCCGGGGTTCCGGTGATCGCCGACGGAGGGATCCGCTACTCGGGAGACATCACCAAGGCGATCGCGGCCGGAGCCCACTGCTGCATGATCGGCGGGCTCTTGGCCGGTACCGCGGAAAGCCCGGGGCAGACCGTCCTCTTCCAGGGGCGGACCTTCAAGGCCTACCGCGGGATGGGGTCGCTCGGAGCGATGGTCCAGGGATCGAGCGAGCGCTACCGTCAGCGAGCCACCGGCCGCGGCCGCGACAAACTGGTGCCGGAGGGCGTCGAGGGACGCGTCCCCTTCAAGGGGCCGCTCAGCTCGTTCGTCTATCAGCTCGTGGGCGGGCTGCGAGCCGGCATGGGGTATTGCGGCACGCGGAACATCGAAGAACTCCGGCGCGACGGGCGCTTCATCCAGGTCTCGGCGGCCGCCGTCCGCGAAAGCCATCCCCATGACATCGCGATCACGCAGGAAGCCCCGAATTACTCGGTGGAGCACAAGCAGGGGGACTGA
- a CDS encoding class I SAM-dependent methyltransferase has protein sequence MSGVAIGGGDAPHRADQAAAMDRMYRMTRHVYDATRRYYLLGRDQLLARVPTGPDTATLEVGCGTARNLIRLAGRREPGRLYGLDASQEMLETAAASIARAGLAQGPGREIVLRQGLAEELDPARTFGRREPFDTVFFSYCLSMVPTWPGAIEAALAALRPGGLMLIVDFWDQKELPRLFAAGLKRWLALFHVHYRPEVHEALTALGRVGRAEVTFESVARRYAYIATVRKPS, from the coding sequence ATGAGCGGCGTTGCGATCGGCGGAGGGGATGCCCCGCACCGCGCCGACCAGGCCGCGGCGATGGACCGGATGTACCGCATGACGCGGCACGTCTACGACGCCACGCGGCGCTATTACCTGCTCGGCCGTGACCAATTGCTCGCGCGGGTGCCGACCGGCCCGGACACTGCCACGCTCGAAGTCGGCTGCGGCACCGCCCGCAACCTGATCCGTCTGGCGGGGCGCCGGGAACCGGGGCGGCTGTACGGCCTCGATGCCTCGCAGGAAATGCTCGAGACCGCAGCGGCCAGCATCGCCCGCGCCGGACTCGCACAGGGCCCCGGCCGGGAGATCGTCCTCCGGCAGGGTCTCGCCGAGGAACTCGATCCGGCACGCACCTTCGGGCGTCGCGAGCCGTTCGACACCGTGTTCTTCTCCTACTGCCTGTCGATGGTGCCGACCTGGCCCGGGGCGATCGAGGCCGCGCTCGCCGCGCTCCGTCCAGGCGGGCTGATGCTGATCGTCGACTTCTGGGACCAGAAGGAGTTGCCGCGGCTGTTTGCCGCCGGCCTCAAGCGCTGGCTGGCGCTGTTCCACGTCCATTACCGGCCCGAGGTTCACGAGGCCCTGACGGCCCTCGGGCGCGTCGGCCGGGCCGAGGTGACGTTCGAGTCTGTCGCCCGCCGCTACGCCTACATCGCCACCGTCCGCAAGCCCTCTTGA
- a CDS encoding DUF3419 family protein has translation MASTTTQAPLPSTLPGNQARLRKAVHHHRLASKRGMLERMFTLWFRGFVYNQIWEDPRVDAEALGLGPHSRLLTISSGGCNVLNYLVHRPAKIVAVDLNANHMALLRLKLAAVRHLPDHESFYNFFGHGRHDDNVANYERYLRPHLDPLTRSFWETSDWPGRKIGPKRITYFHRGLYNQAKLGQFFRVVHGLARTIRRDPSRLLTARTQSDQERIFDEVFDPLFRNSIIRWLGRQPVAVYSLGIPPSQHAAMLEESGNNGARLFDTYRERVKRLACGFPLDDNYFAWQAFGRRYDHENRRAVPDYLKAENFETLRETVDRVETHVASLTDYLGTAPPGSLNGFILLDSQDWMPPRVIDELWGEIARVGSDQTRVIFRTAGEKSPVETALEPATAAHFAYRPERSRRLHGQDRSAIYGMFHLYEKVPAPTGVS, from the coding sequence ATGGCCTCGACGACGACGCAAGCTCCGCTCCCTTCGACGCTCCCGGGCAACCAGGCCCGGCTCCGCAAGGCCGTACACCATCACCGCCTGGCCAGCAAGCGCGGGATGCTCGAGCGGATGTTCACGCTTTGGTTTCGGGGATTCGTCTACAACCAGATCTGGGAGGATCCGCGGGTCGACGCCGAGGCGCTCGGCCTCGGCCCCCACTCGCGCCTCCTGACGATCTCCAGCGGCGGCTGCAACGTCCTCAACTACCTCGTCCACCGCCCGGCGAAGATCGTCGCCGTCGATCTCAACGCCAATCACATGGCGCTGCTGCGGCTCAAGCTCGCCGCGGTCCGCCACCTCCCCGACCACGAGTCGTTCTACAACTTCTTCGGCCACGGCCGGCACGACGACAACGTCGCCAACTACGAACGCTACCTCCGCCCCCATCTCGATCCGCTGACGCGCTCCTTCTGGGAGACGAGCGACTGGCCGGGGAGGAAGATCGGCCCGAAGCGGATCACCTACTTCCACCGGGGCCTGTACAACCAGGCGAAGCTCGGGCAGTTCTTCCGTGTCGTCCACGGACTGGCGCGGACGATCCGCCGCGATCCGTCGCGGCTGCTCACGGCCCGCACCCAGTCCGACCAGGAGCGGATCTTCGACGAGGTCTTCGATCCGCTGTTCCGCAACAGCATCATCCGCTGGCTCGGTCGCCAGCCGGTCGCGGTCTACAGCCTCGGCATTCCGCCCAGCCAGCACGCGGCGATGCTCGAGGAGAGCGGCAACAACGGCGCCCGGCTGTTCGACACCTACCGCGAGCGCGTCAAGCGCCTCGCCTGCGGCTTTCCCCTCGACGACAACTACTTCGCCTGGCAGGCCTTCGGGCGCCGCTACGACCACGAGAACCGCCGCGCCGTCCCCGACTACCTCAAGGCGGAGAACTTCGAGACGCTCCGCGAGACCGTCGACCGCGTCGAGACCCACGTCGCCTCGCTCACCGACTACCTCGGCACCGCGCCCCCGGGCAGCCTCAACGGGTTCATCCTTCTCGACAGCCAAGACTGGATGCCGCCGCGCGTGATCGACGAGCTGTGGGGGGAAATCGCCCGTGTCGGCAGCGACCAGACACGGGTGATCTTCCGCACCGCGGGGGAGAAGTCCCCGGTCGAGACTGCCCTCGAGCCCGCCACGGCCGCCCACTTCGCCTATCGTCCCGAACGCTCGCGCCGCCTTCACGGGCAGGATCGCTCGGCGATCTACGGGATGTTCCACCTCTACGAGAAGGTGCCCGCACCGACGGGAGTTTCATGA